The following coding sequences are from one Thunnus maccoyii chromosome 17, fThuMac1.1, whole genome shotgun sequence window:
- the esco2 gene encoding N-acetyltransferase ESCO2 isoform X1 has translation MMPTTTRKRKLPSLDSDSHPAKKGVREETSPVKRRSPRKKPAGRLGKEMYPSPQKSPRRAAGSPAKSPRKCSPFKPAVVTSSFYGKKKPIYLTPLERKAIKESRPSPPLPLPPSQAKKPEKKNKKNVKGGSKPRKVAAGSSHAGKMGFKSFNTSTKAIKLSKLNSSATAKPASTTAAVPTNNKPTESKKAITITFSSLKPKPKIFVGAAFFGTGKKPTSMYKKSAPKSSTRPAVVQVKSKAVLPPAKTEKTTQQQQQQQQQPTEVMKPQQKHPEEAAAQPVKREENQQSTKQRVKYDPTDWLDAVYDLPETPKPLSSPKVLSEKYGITKELTIVLTRTPTPSPATTALTFSTQVQQVDDSLTDGGSQPVFDLSDICPVGAASTSPKESAAVYPIFGSASKRSKNAAVRPPVSCSTPAGPMTTLQTPSSSAKERTVRRRKEKQDDDQLIIDAGQKQFGATTCSSCGMVYSADNPEDNFQHTQFHQRFLDSIKFVGWKKERVVAEFWDGKILMVMPDDPKYAVKKAEEVRRVADNELGFQQVTLSRPTQAKTFLFINTERMVVGCLVAEPIRQAYRVLEQPDRHKDMTKDDFMERHRAWCCSTIPEQALCGISRIWVFSLARRQGIATRMLDTVRNSFMYGSHLTKEEIAFSDPTPDGKQFATKYCNTPTFLVYNFIA, from the exons ATGATGCCGACTACTACAAGGAAGAGAAAGCTCCCCTCTTTGGATTCAGACAG TCACCCGGCCAAGAAAGGGGTGAGGGAGGAGACGTCCCCTGTGAAGAGGAGATCTCCCAGGAAGAAACCAGCCGGGCGTCTGGGCAAGGAGATGTATCCCTCACCACAGAAATCCCCACGCAGAGCAGCAG GCTCTCCAGCCAAATCACCCCGTAAATGTTCTCCATTCAAACCTGCCGTGGTTACAAGCTCCTTCTATGGCAAGAAGAAGCCCATCTATCTCACTCCACTAGAGAGGAAGGCGATAAAGGAGTCTCggccttctcctcctctcccgtTGCCTCCCTCCCAGGCGAAAAagccagagaagaagaataagaagaacGTTAAAGGAGGCAGCAAGCCGAGAAAAGTGGCTGCAGGATCCAGTCATGCAGGGAAGATGGGCTTCAAAAGCTTCAATACATCTACAAAGGCGATTAAGCTGTCCAAACTTAACAGCAG TGCCACTGCTAAACCAGCATCCACTACAGCCGCTGTTCCCACCAACAACAAGCCGACAGAGTCCAAGAAGGCAATCACCATCACTTTCAGCAGCTTGAAGCCCAAGCCCAAGATCTTTGTTGGAGCTGCTTTCTTTGGTACGGGGAAGAAGCCCACCTCCATGTACAAAAAGTCTGCACCAAAGTCCTCAACCCGGCCAGCTGTAGTTCAGGTGAAAAGCAAAGCTGTCCTGCCACCGGCCAAGACtgagaaaacaacacagcagcagcagcagcagcagcagcagcccactGAGGTGATGAAGCCGCAGCAGAAACATCctgaggag GCTGCTGCCCAGCCAGTCAAGAGAGAAGAGAACCAACAGAGCACCAAGCAGAGAGTGAAGTATGATCCAACAGACTGGTTGGACGCTGTTTATGACCTGCCAGAAACTCCAAAACCACTCAG CTCTCCGAAAGTCTTGTCAGAGAAATATGGGATTACCAAGGAGCTGACGATTGTGCTGACCAGGACCCCGACACCAAGTCCTGCAACCACAGCCTTAACCTTCAGCACTCAAGTACAGCAGGTT gatGATTCTCTGACAGATGGAGGCTCTCAGCCCGTCTTTGACCTCAGTGATATATGTCCTGTCGGCGCTGCCTCCACCTCACCCAAAG AATCTGCAGCGGTGTATCCCATCTTTGGTTCTGCCTCCAAAAG GTCAAAGAATGCGGCTGTACGGCCTCCAGTGTCCTGCAGCACCCCCGCTGGCCCCATGACGACACTGCAGACTCCTTCATCTTCAGCAAAAGAGCGAACTGTTCgcaggaggaaagagaaacaggatGACGACCAGCTCATTATT GACGCTGGTCAGAAGCAGTTTGGTGCGACCACCTGCAGCTCATGTGGGATGGTGTACAGTGCAGACAATCCAGAAGACAATTTCCAACACACCCAGTTCCACCAGCGCTTCCTCGACTCCATCAAATTTGTG GGCTGGAAGAAGGAGCGGGTGGTGGCCGAGTTCTGGGATGGAAAAATCCTCATGGTCATGCCAGATGATCCCAAATACGCCGTCAAAAAG gCTGAAGAGGTGCGGCGAGTAGCAGACAACGAGTTGGGTTTCCAGCAGGTGACTCTGAGCAGACCCACACAGGCTAAGACCTTCCTGTTCATCAACACAGAGCGAATGGTGGTGGGCTGCCTCGTCGCTGAACCCATACGACAG GCTTACAGAGTCCTGGAGCAGCCGGATCGCCACAAAGATATGACAAAGGACGACTTCATGGAGCGACACAGGGCCTGGTGCTGCTCCACTATCCCAGAACAGGCTCTGTGTGGGATCAGTCGGATCTGGGTCTTCAGCCTGGCCAGACGGCAGGGCATCGCTACCCGCATGCTGGACACTGTCAG GAACTCCTTCATGTACGGCAGTCACCTGACTAAGGAGGAAATCGCCTTCTCTGACCCAACACCTGACGGCAAACAGTTTGCAACCAAGTACTGCAACACACCAACCTTCCTGGTCTACAACTTCATTGCATGA
- the esco2 gene encoding N-acetyltransferase ESCO2 isoform X3, producing the protein MMPTTTRKRKLPSLDSDSHPAKKGVREETSPVKRRSPRKKPAGRLGKEMYPSPQKSPRRAAGSPAKSPRKCSPFKPAVVTSSFYGKKKPIYLTPLERKAIKESRPSPPLPLPPSQAKKPEKKNKKNVKGGSKPRKVAAGSSHAGKMGFKSFNTSTKAIKLSKLNSSATAKPASTTAAVPTNNKPTESKKAITITFSSLKPKPKIFVGAAFFGTGKKPTSMYKKSAPKSSTRPAVVQVKSKAVLPPAKTEKTTQQQQQQQQQPTEVMKPQQKHPEEAAAQPVKREENQQSTKQRVKYDPTDWLDAVYDLPETPKPLSSPKVLSEKYGITKELTIVLTRTPTPSPATTALTFSTQDDSLTDGGSQPVFDLSDICPVGAASTSPKESAAVYPIFGSASKRSKNAAVRPPVSCSTPAGPMTTLQTPSSSAKERTVRRRKEKQDDDQLIIDAGQKQFGATTCSSCGMVYSADNPEDNFQHTQFHQRFLDSIKFVGWKKERVVAEFWDGKILMVMPDDPKYAVKKAEEVRRVADNELGFQQVTLSRPTQAKTFLFINTERMVVGCLVAEPIRQAYRVLEQPDRHKDMTKDDFMERHRAWCCSTIPEQALCGISRIWVFSLARRQGIATRMLDTVRNSFMYGSHLTKEEIAFSDPTPDGKQFATKYCNTPTFLVYNFIA; encoded by the exons ATGATGCCGACTACTACAAGGAAGAGAAAGCTCCCCTCTTTGGATTCAGACAG TCACCCGGCCAAGAAAGGGGTGAGGGAGGAGACGTCCCCTGTGAAGAGGAGATCTCCCAGGAAGAAACCAGCCGGGCGTCTGGGCAAGGAGATGTATCCCTCACCACAGAAATCCCCACGCAGAGCAGCAG GCTCTCCAGCCAAATCACCCCGTAAATGTTCTCCATTCAAACCTGCCGTGGTTACAAGCTCCTTCTATGGCAAGAAGAAGCCCATCTATCTCACTCCACTAGAGAGGAAGGCGATAAAGGAGTCTCggccttctcctcctctcccgtTGCCTCCCTCCCAGGCGAAAAagccagagaagaagaataagaagaacGTTAAAGGAGGCAGCAAGCCGAGAAAAGTGGCTGCAGGATCCAGTCATGCAGGGAAGATGGGCTTCAAAAGCTTCAATACATCTACAAAGGCGATTAAGCTGTCCAAACTTAACAGCAG TGCCACTGCTAAACCAGCATCCACTACAGCCGCTGTTCCCACCAACAACAAGCCGACAGAGTCCAAGAAGGCAATCACCATCACTTTCAGCAGCTTGAAGCCCAAGCCCAAGATCTTTGTTGGAGCTGCTTTCTTTGGTACGGGGAAGAAGCCCACCTCCATGTACAAAAAGTCTGCACCAAAGTCCTCAACCCGGCCAGCTGTAGTTCAGGTGAAAAGCAAAGCTGTCCTGCCACCGGCCAAGACtgagaaaacaacacagcagcagcagcagcagcagcagcagcccactGAGGTGATGAAGCCGCAGCAGAAACATCctgaggag GCTGCTGCCCAGCCAGTCAAGAGAGAAGAGAACCAACAGAGCACCAAGCAGAGAGTGAAGTATGATCCAACAGACTGGTTGGACGCTGTTTATGACCTGCCAGAAACTCCAAAACCACTCAG CTCTCCGAAAGTCTTGTCAGAGAAATATGGGATTACCAAGGAGCTGACGATTGTGCTGACCAGGACCCCGACACCAAGTCCTGCAACCACAGCCTTAACCTTCAGCACTCAA gatGATTCTCTGACAGATGGAGGCTCTCAGCCCGTCTTTGACCTCAGTGATATATGTCCTGTCGGCGCTGCCTCCACCTCACCCAAAG AATCTGCAGCGGTGTATCCCATCTTTGGTTCTGCCTCCAAAAG GTCAAAGAATGCGGCTGTACGGCCTCCAGTGTCCTGCAGCACCCCCGCTGGCCCCATGACGACACTGCAGACTCCTTCATCTTCAGCAAAAGAGCGAACTGTTCgcaggaggaaagagaaacaggatGACGACCAGCTCATTATT GACGCTGGTCAGAAGCAGTTTGGTGCGACCACCTGCAGCTCATGTGGGATGGTGTACAGTGCAGACAATCCAGAAGACAATTTCCAACACACCCAGTTCCACCAGCGCTTCCTCGACTCCATCAAATTTGTG GGCTGGAAGAAGGAGCGGGTGGTGGCCGAGTTCTGGGATGGAAAAATCCTCATGGTCATGCCAGATGATCCCAAATACGCCGTCAAAAAG gCTGAAGAGGTGCGGCGAGTAGCAGACAACGAGTTGGGTTTCCAGCAGGTGACTCTGAGCAGACCCACACAGGCTAAGACCTTCCTGTTCATCAACACAGAGCGAATGGTGGTGGGCTGCCTCGTCGCTGAACCCATACGACAG GCTTACAGAGTCCTGGAGCAGCCGGATCGCCACAAAGATATGACAAAGGACGACTTCATGGAGCGACACAGGGCCTGGTGCTGCTCCACTATCCCAGAACAGGCTCTGTGTGGGATCAGTCGGATCTGGGTCTTCAGCCTGGCCAGACGGCAGGGCATCGCTACCCGCATGCTGGACACTGTCAG GAACTCCTTCATGTACGGCAGTCACCTGACTAAGGAGGAAATCGCCTTCTCTGACCCAACACCTGACGGCAAACAGTTTGCAACCAAGTACTGCAACACACCAACCTTCCTGGTCTACAACTTCATTGCATGA
- the ccdc25 gene encoding coiled-coil domain-containing protein 25 isoform X2 → MGKDKYENEDLIKYGWPEDIWFHVDKLSSAHVYLRLPKGNTINDIPPEVLIDCAQLVKNNSIQGCKMNNINVVYTPWANLKKTGDMDVGQIGFHRQKEVKIVAVEKKINEMINRLEKTKEERFPDLAAEKESRDREERNEKKAQLQEQKKREKEEQKRKKEMEELKSYSSLMKDEKMKTNEDGYDSDDFM, encoded by the exons ATGGGGAAGGACAAGTATGAAA ATGAGGATCTAATCAAGTACGGGTGGCCTGAAGACATCTG GTTTCATGTGGACAAACTGTCCTCGGCTCACGTTTATCTGAGATTGCCAAAG GGTAACACCATAAATGACATCCCCCCAGAGGTGCTGATAGACTGTGCACAGCTGGTGAAAAACAATAGCATTCAAG GCTGTAAGATGAACAACATCAATGTGGTTTACACACCGTGGGCCAACCTGAAGAAAACCGGAGACATGGACGTGGGACAGATCGGCTTCCATCGACAGAAAGAG GTGAAGATCGTGGCGGTGGAGAAGAAGATCAACGAGATGATAAACCGTctggagaaaacaaaagaagaacGCTTCCCCGACCTGGCGGCAGAGAAAGAGtcgagagacagagaggagaggaacgAGAAGAAAGCTCAGCTCCAAGAACAGAAGAAACgagagaaagaggagcagaagaggaaaaaagagatgGAGGAACTCAA GAGCTATTCTTCACTGATGAAAGACGAAAAAATGAAGACTAATGAG GACGGCTACGATTCAGACGACTTCATGTGA
- the ccdc25 gene encoding coiled-coil domain-containing protein 25 isoform X1: MVFYFKSAVVNPPYTIYMGKDKYENEDLIKYGWPEDIWFHVDKLSSAHVYLRLPKGNTINDIPPEVLIDCAQLVKNNSIQGCKMNNINVVYTPWANLKKTGDMDVGQIGFHRQKEVKIVAVEKKINEMINRLEKTKEERFPDLAAEKESRDREERNEKKAQLQEQKKREKEEQKRKKEMEELKSYSSLMKDEKMKTNEDGYDSDDFM, translated from the exons ATGGTGTTTTACTTCAAAAGTGCCG TGGTGAACCCTCCCTACACGATCTACATGGGGAAGGACAAGTATGAAA ATGAGGATCTAATCAAGTACGGGTGGCCTGAAGACATCTG GTTTCATGTGGACAAACTGTCCTCGGCTCACGTTTATCTGAGATTGCCAAAG GGTAACACCATAAATGACATCCCCCCAGAGGTGCTGATAGACTGTGCACAGCTGGTGAAAAACAATAGCATTCAAG GCTGTAAGATGAACAACATCAATGTGGTTTACACACCGTGGGCCAACCTGAAGAAAACCGGAGACATGGACGTGGGACAGATCGGCTTCCATCGACAGAAAGAG GTGAAGATCGTGGCGGTGGAGAAGAAGATCAACGAGATGATAAACCGTctggagaaaacaaaagaagaacGCTTCCCCGACCTGGCGGCAGAGAAAGAGtcgagagacagagaggagaggaacgAGAAGAAAGCTCAGCTCCAAGAACAGAAGAAACgagagaaagaggagcagaagaggaaaaaagagatgGAGGAACTCAA GAGCTATTCTTCACTGATGAAAGACGAAAAAATGAAGACTAATGAG GACGGCTACGATTCAGACGACTTCATGTGA
- the esco2 gene encoding N-acetyltransferase ESCO2 isoform X2, translated as MMPTTTRKRKLPSLDSDSHPAKKGVREETSPVKRRSPRKKPAGRLGKEMYPSPQKSPRRAAGSPAKSPRKCSPFKPAVVTSSFYGKKKPIYLTPLERKAIKESRPSPPLPLPPSQAKKPEKKNKKNVKGGSKPRKVAAGSSHAGKMGFKSFNTSTKAIKLSKLNSSATAKPASTTAAVPTNNKPTESKKAITITFSSLKPKPKIFVGAAFFGTGKKPTSMYKKSAPKSSTRPAVVQVKSKAVLPPAKTEKTTQQQQQQQQQPTEVMKPQQKHPEEAAAQPVKREENQQSTKQRVKYDPTDWLDAVYDLPETPKPLSSPKVLSEKYGITKELTIVLTRTPTPSPATTALTFSTQVQQDDSLTDGGSQPVFDLSDICPVGAASTSPKESAAVYPIFGSASKRSKNAAVRPPVSCSTPAGPMTTLQTPSSSAKERTVRRRKEKQDDDQLIIDAGQKQFGATTCSSCGMVYSADNPEDNFQHTQFHQRFLDSIKFVGWKKERVVAEFWDGKILMVMPDDPKYAVKKAEEVRRVADNELGFQQVTLSRPTQAKTFLFINTERMVVGCLVAEPIRQAYRVLEQPDRHKDMTKDDFMERHRAWCCSTIPEQALCGISRIWVFSLARRQGIATRMLDTVRNSFMYGSHLTKEEIAFSDPTPDGKQFATKYCNTPTFLVYNFIA; from the exons ATGATGCCGACTACTACAAGGAAGAGAAAGCTCCCCTCTTTGGATTCAGACAG TCACCCGGCCAAGAAAGGGGTGAGGGAGGAGACGTCCCCTGTGAAGAGGAGATCTCCCAGGAAGAAACCAGCCGGGCGTCTGGGCAAGGAGATGTATCCCTCACCACAGAAATCCCCACGCAGAGCAGCAG GCTCTCCAGCCAAATCACCCCGTAAATGTTCTCCATTCAAACCTGCCGTGGTTACAAGCTCCTTCTATGGCAAGAAGAAGCCCATCTATCTCACTCCACTAGAGAGGAAGGCGATAAAGGAGTCTCggccttctcctcctctcccgtTGCCTCCCTCCCAGGCGAAAAagccagagaagaagaataagaagaacGTTAAAGGAGGCAGCAAGCCGAGAAAAGTGGCTGCAGGATCCAGTCATGCAGGGAAGATGGGCTTCAAAAGCTTCAATACATCTACAAAGGCGATTAAGCTGTCCAAACTTAACAGCAG TGCCACTGCTAAACCAGCATCCACTACAGCCGCTGTTCCCACCAACAACAAGCCGACAGAGTCCAAGAAGGCAATCACCATCACTTTCAGCAGCTTGAAGCCCAAGCCCAAGATCTTTGTTGGAGCTGCTTTCTTTGGTACGGGGAAGAAGCCCACCTCCATGTACAAAAAGTCTGCACCAAAGTCCTCAACCCGGCCAGCTGTAGTTCAGGTGAAAAGCAAAGCTGTCCTGCCACCGGCCAAGACtgagaaaacaacacagcagcagcagcagcagcagcagcagcccactGAGGTGATGAAGCCGCAGCAGAAACATCctgaggag GCTGCTGCCCAGCCAGTCAAGAGAGAAGAGAACCAACAGAGCACCAAGCAGAGAGTGAAGTATGATCCAACAGACTGGTTGGACGCTGTTTATGACCTGCCAGAAACTCCAAAACCACTCAG CTCTCCGAAAGTCTTGTCAGAGAAATATGGGATTACCAAGGAGCTGACGATTGTGCTGACCAGGACCCCGACACCAAGTCCTGCAACCACAGCCTTAACCTTCAGCACTCAAGTACAGCAG gatGATTCTCTGACAGATGGAGGCTCTCAGCCCGTCTTTGACCTCAGTGATATATGTCCTGTCGGCGCTGCCTCCACCTCACCCAAAG AATCTGCAGCGGTGTATCCCATCTTTGGTTCTGCCTCCAAAAG GTCAAAGAATGCGGCTGTACGGCCTCCAGTGTCCTGCAGCACCCCCGCTGGCCCCATGACGACACTGCAGACTCCTTCATCTTCAGCAAAAGAGCGAACTGTTCgcaggaggaaagagaaacaggatGACGACCAGCTCATTATT GACGCTGGTCAGAAGCAGTTTGGTGCGACCACCTGCAGCTCATGTGGGATGGTGTACAGTGCAGACAATCCAGAAGACAATTTCCAACACACCCAGTTCCACCAGCGCTTCCTCGACTCCATCAAATTTGTG GGCTGGAAGAAGGAGCGGGTGGTGGCCGAGTTCTGGGATGGAAAAATCCTCATGGTCATGCCAGATGATCCCAAATACGCCGTCAAAAAG gCTGAAGAGGTGCGGCGAGTAGCAGACAACGAGTTGGGTTTCCAGCAGGTGACTCTGAGCAGACCCACACAGGCTAAGACCTTCCTGTTCATCAACACAGAGCGAATGGTGGTGGGCTGCCTCGTCGCTGAACCCATACGACAG GCTTACAGAGTCCTGGAGCAGCCGGATCGCCACAAAGATATGACAAAGGACGACTTCATGGAGCGACACAGGGCCTGGTGCTGCTCCACTATCCCAGAACAGGCTCTGTGTGGGATCAGTCGGATCTGGGTCTTCAGCCTGGCCAGACGGCAGGGCATCGCTACCCGCATGCTGGACACTGTCAG GAACTCCTTCATGTACGGCAGTCACCTGACTAAGGAGGAAATCGCCTTCTCTGACCCAACACCTGACGGCAAACAGTTTGCAACCAAGTACTGCAACACACCAACCTTCCTGGTCTACAACTTCATTGCATGA